In one Candidatus Nitronereus thalassa genomic region, the following are encoded:
- a CDS encoding MoxR family ATPase: MSGSEHSAFHQLQQYLNQQVIGQEGLTLRLLIALLADGHLLVEGAPGLAKTTAIKTLASGLEANFHRIQFTPDLLPADLTGTDIYRPQDGSFRFQQGPIFHNLVLADEINRAPAKVQSALLEAMGERQVTIGRTSYPLPELFLVMATQNPIEQEGTYPLPEAQLDRFLMYVRVDYPDVESEKKIAKLVRQQAQTEFSKLPIDLTPIPEKTVLAARQAVLNLHLSPALEEYIVHLVMATREPAKYSEDLGRWVRFGASPRATIGLERCARAHAWLQGRDYVSPEDIQAMAHNVLSHRVLLSFEAEADGITPDRFVSEVLARVAVP, encoded by the coding sequence ATGTCAGGATCTGAACATTCAGCATTTCATCAACTTCAGCAGTACCTGAACCAACAAGTCATTGGGCAAGAGGGGCTGACCCTCCGGTTACTCATTGCTCTACTGGCTGATGGACACCTTTTGGTTGAGGGTGCCCCGGGTCTGGCCAAGACCACGGCTATTAAAACTCTGGCTTCGGGTCTTGAAGCCAACTTTCATCGCATTCAATTCACGCCTGATTTATTACCTGCCGATCTTACGGGTACGGATATTTATCGTCCCCAGGATGGATCGTTCCGTTTTCAGCAGGGGCCGATCTTTCATAACCTAGTATTGGCGGATGAAATCAATCGTGCGCCCGCCAAGGTCCAGTCTGCGTTGTTGGAAGCCATGGGAGAACGGCAGGTCACGATTGGGCGAACCAGTTATCCTCTGCCGGAGTTGTTTCTGGTGATGGCAACGCAAAATCCAATTGAGCAAGAAGGCACGTACCCGTTACCCGAAGCCCAGTTGGATCGATTTTTGATGTACGTGCGTGTGGACTATCCGGATGTGGAATCAGAGAAGAAAATCGCGAAACTTGTTCGGCAACAGGCGCAAACAGAATTTTCCAAATTGCCGATAGACCTCACTCCTATTCCCGAAAAAACTGTACTGGCCGCTCGGCAAGCCGTGTTGAATCTCCATCTGTCCCCGGCGCTTGAAGAGTATATCGTGCATCTGGTGATGGCAACTCGAGAGCCGGCTAAATATTCTGAAGATCTGGGTCGATGGGTTCGATTTGGTGCGAGCCCTCGTGCGACCATTGGATTAGAACGATGTGCCCGGGCTCATGCCTGGCTGCAGGGCCGTGACTATGTCTCCCCCGAGGATATTCAGGCCATGGCGCATAATGTGTTATCCCACCGGGTGCTCCTGTCCTTTGAAGCCGAAGCAGACGGCATTACTCCAGATCGATTTGTGTCAGAAGTTCTTGCGCGGGTGGCCGTTCCTTAA
- a CDS encoding DUF58 domain-containing protein, producing the protein MTLPGIDIDVKELIGLRHQVGALEVTSRKRALSLLAGGQLSPFKGRGIDFEEVRRYQAGDDVRHMDWRVTARTGHPHLKLFREERERPVLFLVDFSVSMLFGTKVAFKSVVAAQASALLAWVSMKKGDRVGAVLCSESGHQELRPAGGRGSVLRLIHTMSALHTVARSTGKQGLNSESPLSSALKRIIRITRPGSQIFLVSDFAGLDAQCESAIARLGVHNELVCIMPFDSLEATPPPPGMYKVSDGIRSTWLDTGHDQTVAKYRQQFQERQNKIQTLCLKSGLGFFTLATNQFVPDGVRDGLRQVSARRWYHHAGTYSKMG; encoded by the coding sequence ATGACCCTCCCCGGTATCGACATTGATGTAAAAGAACTTATTGGCCTTCGCCATCAGGTGGGGGCCTTGGAGGTGACGTCTCGCAAGCGGGCACTGTCGTTATTAGCTGGGGGCCAGCTGTCTCCCTTTAAAGGGCGAGGGATCGACTTTGAAGAAGTTCGCCGATACCAAGCTGGTGATGATGTTCGCCATATGGATTGGCGAGTGACGGCGAGAACCGGACATCCGCATTTAAAACTCTTTCGCGAAGAACGTGAGCGTCCGGTGTTATTTCTCGTGGACTTTAGTGTCTCCATGCTGTTTGGAACCAAAGTCGCGTTTAAATCCGTTGTGGCAGCCCAAGCGTCAGCATTATTAGCCTGGGTCTCCATGAAAAAAGGAGATCGGGTCGGGGCGGTCTTATGTTCTGAATCAGGGCACCAAGAACTTCGTCCGGCTGGTGGTCGGGGAAGTGTGCTTCGACTCATTCATACGATGTCGGCTCTTCATACCGTGGCGAGATCTACGGGAAAGCAGGGGCTAAATTCTGAATCGCCATTGTCCTCGGCCTTGAAACGGATCATTCGAATTACTCGGCCAGGAAGCCAAATTTTTCTTGTCAGCGATTTTGCGGGTTTGGATGCTCAATGTGAATCTGCCATCGCTCGCTTGGGTGTCCATAACGAACTTGTCTGTATCATGCCCTTCGATTCATTGGAAGCAACACCTCCTCCTCCGGGAATGTATAAGGTCAGTGATGGTATACGGTCGACGTGGCTAGATACAGGCCATGATCAGACCGTGGCCAAATATCGTCAGCAGTTTCAGGAACGCCAGAACAAGATCCAAACCTTGTGTCTCAAGTCCGGCTTGGGATTTTTCACCTTGGCGACCAACCAATTTGTGCCGGACGGCGTGCGTGATGGCTTGAGACAAGTGAGTGCCAGGCGTTGGTATCACCATGCCGGGACCTACAGCAAGATGGGTTGA